One window of the Prosthecobacter sp. genome contains the following:
- a CDS encoding sterol desaturase family protein — protein sequence MNSDKTFLSVLITLVILSAIFFVIERIVSRGRNRVQPVIRRGWFTDVVYWFTTVLLTKPLVRVMLILPAGILILAQIVPAETFKLGAYAGYGPLSHQPVWLQAVQIYLLGDFFSYWTHRLFHRGRWWPFHAVHHSSEDLDWLGSLRVHPVNDLVNKLSQVTPVLLMGYNPTVTLTSAPILTFYAILLHANVNWDFGPLRHVIATPVFHRWHHSKDREAWDKNFAGLFPFWDMLFGTFYMPKDRYPENFGICESMPKGWLGQMWEPFAWILRRGKKVNPL from the coding sequence ATGAACTCCGACAAAACTTTTCTCAGCGTGCTCATCACGCTGGTCATTCTCTCCGCCATCTTTTTTGTGATCGAGCGCATCGTGAGTCGCGGGCGAAACCGCGTGCAGCCGGTGATCCGGCGAGGCTGGTTCACCGATGTGGTCTATTGGTTCACGACCGTGCTGCTCACAAAACCCCTCGTGCGAGTGATGCTGATCCTCCCTGCGGGAATCTTGATCCTGGCGCAGATTGTGCCCGCAGAGACCTTCAAACTGGGCGCCTACGCCGGCTACGGACCGCTGAGTCATCAGCCGGTGTGGCTGCAGGCGGTGCAGATTTATCTGCTCGGCGATTTTTTCTCCTACTGGACGCACCGGTTGTTTCATCGCGGCCGCTGGTGGCCGTTTCATGCGGTGCATCATTCATCGGAAGACCTCGACTGGCTGGGCAGTCTGCGCGTGCATCCGGTGAATGATCTGGTGAACAAGCTGTCGCAGGTGACGCCAGTGCTGCTGATGGGTTACAACCCCACCGTGACGCTGACGAGCGCGCCCATCCTCACGTTTTATGCCATTCTCCTCCATGCGAACGTGAACTGGGACTTCGGGCCGCTGCGCCATGTGATCGCGACGCCGGTCTTTCATCGCTGGCATCACTCGAAGGACCGAGAGGCCTGGGACAAGAACTTTGCGGGCCTCTTTCCGTTCTGGGACATGCTGTTTGGCACTTTTTACATGCCGAAGGATCGCTACCCGGAGAACTTTGGCATCTGCGAGTCGATGCCAAAAGGCTGGCTCGGGCAGATGTGGGAGCCGTTCGCGTGGATTTTACGACGGGGAAAGAAAGTGAATCCGCTTTGA
- a CDS encoding response regulator transcription factor yields the protein MQRSRTSKESVKRVVLIDDHPIMRHGLAQLIRAEDGLDVVGEAGSAREGLEVVRKLKPDLAVIDLTLPDKNGLELVKDIRAVLPSTHCLVLSMHDEALYGERSLRAGARGYVMKEEAADHLVTAIHKVLSGSLYVSETLNVRMLEQVTGASRSKATGMDALTDRELEILALVGKGVATKNIATQLSISARTVEAHRAHIKEKLGITDGAALVRYAVQWVESRAKV from the coding sequence ATGCAGCGTTCCCGTACCAGCAAAGAATCCGTAAAGCGTGTCGTCCTCATCGACGACCACCCCATCATGCGTCACGGCCTCGCGCAGTTGATTCGTGCCGAGGATGGGCTCGATGTTGTTGGCGAGGCGGGCAGCGCGCGTGAAGGACTTGAGGTCGTGAGAAAGCTCAAGCCAGATCTGGCCGTCATCGACCTCACCCTGCCGGACAAAAACGGCCTCGAGCTCGTCAAAGACATCCGTGCCGTGCTTCCATCCACGCACTGCCTCGTGCTCTCCATGCACGATGAGGCGCTCTATGGTGAGCGTTCGTTGCGTGCCGGCGCCCGTGGCTACGTGATGAAAGAGGAGGCCGCCGATCACCTCGTCACCGCTATCCACAAAGTCCTCTCCGGCAGTCTTTACGTCAGCGAAACACTCAATGTTCGCATGCTGGAGCAGGTCACCGGCGCCTCCCGCTCCAAGGCCACCGGCATGGACGCCCTCACTGACCGCGAACTGGAAATTCTCGCCCTTGTCGGCAAAGGCGTGGCCACCAAGAACATCGCCACGCAGCTCAGCATCAGCGCACGCACCGTCGAGGCGCATCGTGCGCACATCAAAGAGAAGCTCGGCATCACCGATGGCGCGGCGCTGGTTCGCTACGCGGTGCAGTGGGTGGAGAGCCGCGCGAAGGTGTGA
- a CDS encoding PAS domain S-box protein gives MPKKTHTTPSIAELQAALQASEQRAATIVETAVNAIVTIDENCIIETANTATERLFGYKIGEIIGRNISMLMPQPYRARHDSYVRNYLRTGVKRIIGIGREVVGQRKDGTVFPIDLSVGEAVLPSGRRIFTGIIRDLTERKALEDKILHISEEEQVRIGQDIHDDLCQQLAAIGCLAKVAQKNLSKSGSPEARSLEEIVHLVSKANTRARETSRGLMPVVLDAGGLMAALEELAESTARAYEIKCDFRYDNPVQVQDTQMAVQLFRIAQEAVSNAVKHSQANRINVHLARQSGNIVLTVRDNGVGIPDKASKGTGMGLLTMSHRAQMMGGAIHVLPRSAGGTQVTCSVPVPAKNP, from the coding sequence ATGCCGAAAAAAACGCACACCACACCCAGCATCGCCGAGCTTCAGGCTGCGCTGCAGGCCAGTGAGCAGCGTGCGGCGACCATCGTCGAGACGGCGGTGAATGCGATCGTCACCATCGACGAGAATTGCATCATCGAGACTGCCAATACCGCCACAGAGCGCCTGTTTGGCTACAAGATCGGCGAAATCATCGGCCGAAACATCAGCATGCTCATGCCGCAGCCCTACCGTGCCAGGCATGACAGCTACGTGCGAAACTACCTGCGCACCGGCGTGAAACGCATCATCGGCATCGGGCGTGAAGTGGTGGGGCAGCGCAAAGACGGCACGGTTTTCCCCATCGACCTCTCCGTGGGCGAAGCTGTGCTTCCCAGCGGCCGGCGCATCTTTACCGGCATCATTCGCGATCTCACAGAGCGGAAAGCACTCGAAGACAAAATCCTCCACATCAGTGAGGAGGAGCAGGTGCGCATCGGACAGGACATTCATGATGATTTGTGCCAGCAACTAGCCGCCATCGGCTGCCTGGCAAAAGTAGCGCAGAAAAACCTCAGCAAGTCCGGCAGCCCGGAGGCACGGAGTTTGGAGGAGATCGTCCACCTCGTCAGCAAGGCCAATACACGCGCCCGCGAGACCTCGCGCGGGCTGATGCCCGTAGTGCTTGATGCCGGCGGCCTCATGGCGGCTCTGGAGGAGCTGGCGGAAAGCACCGCGCGCGCCTACGAGATCAAATGCGACTTCCGCTACGACAACCCGGTCCAGGTACAAGACACCCAGATGGCCGTGCAGCTTTTCCGCATCGCGCAGGAAGCTGTTTCCAATGCCGTGAAGCACAGCCAGGCAAACCGGATCAATGTTCACCTCGCCAGGCAGAGTGGAAATATCGTCCTTACTGTGCGTGACAATGGCGTGGGCATTCCTGACAAGGCCTCGAAAGGAACTGGAATGGGTCTCTTGACCATGAGCCATCGCGCTCAAATGATGGGCGGTGCCATCCACGTCTTGCCGCGCAGCGCCGGCGGCACCCAGGTCACATGCAGCGTTCCCGTACCAGCAAAGAATCCGTAA
- a CDS encoding universal stress protein, whose translation MKKLHHIIAAIDFTASCRNALREAARRASLDGAAITAVHVMDEFLVHELKKALSTDQATIRADWLERLKKFVAESEVGAVAVNAEVRIGHPFAELVEACRAHSADLLVMGAKGSKNESHRIGAIAAKCVRKAPVDVLVVREDAQGPFKKIVTCVDFSENSAKAVQCALHVAQQDGASLDCLHVYQSALAMSLDYGGFVPSLPATIDPEAVENWRKDLNAFIAPFTRDAGDVKITALIKERVNIREAILDHVSEVHASLVVLGTRGKTGLREMLIGTTAEKIVQNAPCSILAVKPDGFVSAAD comes from the coding sequence ATGAAAAAGCTCCATCACATCATCGCCGCCATCGACTTCACCGCGTCCTGCCGCAACGCCCTGCGTGAAGCCGCGCGCCGTGCCTCGCTCGACGGCGCCGCCATCACCGCCGTGCATGTCATGGATGAATTTCTCGTGCATGAGCTGAAAAAGGCGCTCTCCACCGACCAAGCCACCATCCGGGCCGACTGGCTGGAGCGGCTGAAGAAGTTTGTGGCTGAATCCGAGGTGGGAGCTGTGGCGGTGAATGCGGAAGTGCGCATTGGCCATCCATTTGCCGAACTGGTCGAAGCCTGTCGTGCACACAGCGCCGACCTGCTCGTCATGGGGGCCAAAGGGTCGAAGAATGAGTCGCACCGTATTGGAGCCATCGCCGCGAAATGCGTGCGCAAGGCCCCCGTCGATGTTCTTGTTGTGCGTGAGGATGCGCAGGGGCCGTTCAAAAAGATCGTCACCTGCGTCGATTTCTCCGAAAACTCCGCCAAGGCCGTGCAATGCGCGCTGCATGTGGCGCAGCAGGACGGTGCCTCGCTCGACTGCCTGCATGTGTATCAGAGCGCCCTCGCCATGTCGCTGGACTACGGCGGCTTCGTGCCATCACTGCCCGCCACCATCGATCCTGAGGCGGTGGAGAACTGGCGCAAGGATTTGAACGCCTTCATCGCGCCGTTCACACGCGATGCCGGTGATGTCAAAATCACCGCTCTGATCAAGGAGCGCGTCAACATCCGCGAGGCCATCCTAGACCACGTCAGCGAGGTGCATGCCAGCCTCGTTGTGCTTGGTACGCGAGGCAAAACCGGCCTCCGCGAGATGCTCATCGGCACCACGGCGGAGAAAATTGTGCAAAACGCCCCCTGTTCGATTCTTGCCGTGAAACCCGACGGATTCGTCTCCGCCGCCGACTGA
- a CDS encoding PQQ-binding-like beta-propeller repeat protein, protein MIRTPALSTLTLVLLSALSSAQPATKPLFWPARNGPTLDGVVPQAEAARIPLEWDGESGKNIAWRVEFEGEGHSTPVIGGDLIWFTAATTDGKQQFVYGIDRHSGKIVHHKLVFENAVPEELGNPLNNYAAPSPVLEEDALYVHFGTYGTARIDPVTGAKVWERRDINVRHYRGPGSSPIIYSDLLILTFDGINEQFVTALDKKTGKSVWKTARTTDYGDLDKEGKPTRDGDMRKAYHTPAVFEIGGKEVLVSIGSRAAFGYEVKTGKELWTIRHGGFNAAIPPLRLGGLLILNTGSERAHTLGVRLDDKMTGDITESHILWDREKRNASESAPVLVNGTLFQTTRGGIVSAVDAKAGKDLWEDRMEGQHLPGPLVLGDKLLFSNDRGQTFLVRASAEKFELAGKNQLAEPISASPAAADGALFIRTKKALYKIAIK, encoded by the coding sequence ATGATCCGCACGCCAGCCCTCTCCACCCTCACCTTGGTTCTGCTGTCCGCCCTTTCGAGTGCCCAGCCCGCTACAAAACCCCTGTTCTGGCCTGCAAGGAACGGCCCCACGCTTGACGGTGTCGTCCCGCAGGCGGAGGCAGCACGCATTCCTCTCGAATGGGATGGCGAGTCCGGCAAAAACATCGCCTGGCGCGTCGAGTTCGAAGGCGAAGGCCACTCCACTCCGGTGATCGGTGGCGACTTGATCTGGTTCACCGCCGCCACGACCGATGGCAAACAGCAGTTCGTGTATGGCATCGACCGCCACAGCGGCAAGATCGTGCATCACAAGTTGGTCTTTGAAAACGCCGTCCCTGAGGAACTCGGCAATCCGCTCAACAACTACGCCGCCCCGTCGCCCGTGCTCGAGGAGGACGCGCTTTACGTTCATTTCGGCACCTACGGCACCGCGCGCATCGACCCGGTGACTGGTGCGAAGGTCTGGGAACGTCGCGACATCAACGTGCGCCACTACCGCGGCCCTGGCTCCTCCCCCATCATTTACAGTGACCTCCTCATCCTCACCTTCGACGGCATCAACGAGCAGTTCGTGACCGCGCTCGACAAAAAGACCGGCAAAAGCGTCTGGAAGACCGCCCGCACCACCGATTACGGCGATCTCGACAAAGAAGGCAAGCCCACGCGCGATGGCGACATGCGCAAGGCCTACCACACCCCGGCGGTGTTTGAGATCGGCGGCAAAGAGGTGCTGGTGTCCATCGGTTCGCGTGCTGCCTTTGGTTATGAGGTCAAAACGGGCAAGGAACTCTGGACCATCCGCCACGGTGGCTTCAACGCTGCCATCCCGCCGCTCCGGCTGGGTGGTCTGCTCATCCTCAACACCGGCTCCGAGCGCGCGCATACCCTTGGCGTCCGCCTTGATGACAAAATGACCGGCGACATCACCGAGAGCCACATCCTCTGGGATCGCGAAAAGCGCAATGCCAGCGAATCCGCCCCCGTTCTCGTCAACGGCACCCTGTTCCAGACCACCCGCGGCGGCATCGTGAGCGCGGTCGATGCCAAAGCCGGCAAAGACCTTTGGGAGGACCGCATGGAAGGCCAGCACCTCCCTGGCCCCCTCGTTTTGGGGGACAAGCTCCTCTTCTCCAATGACCGGGGCCAAACCTTCCTCGTCCGCGCCTCGGCGGAAAAATTCGAACTGGCAGGCAAAAACCAGCTCGCCGAGCCCATTTCCGCCTCACCTGCAGCTGCTGATGGAGCCCTCTTCATCCGCACCAAAAAGGCGCTCTATAAAATTGCCATCAAGTAG
- a CDS encoding NADH-quinone oxidoreductase subunit A → MFENYIPVLLQIVIAGGFAVVTLIASALLGKSAKRNAIKDSAYECGMLPIGDSQPRFSVKFYIVAMLFVLFDIEVVFLYPWAIIYKDYLAAFGPSILAVATGFVSILLVAFVYAWKKGVLDWKS, encoded by the coding sequence ATGTTTGAGAACTACATTCCTGTCCTGCTCCAGATCGTCATCGCTGGTGGCTTTGCCGTCGTGACGCTGATCGCCTCCGCGCTCCTTGGCAAATCCGCCAAGCGCAATGCGATCAAGGACTCCGCCTACGAGTGCGGGATGCTGCCCATCGGCGACAGCCAGCCGCGTTTCAGCGTGAAATTCTACATCGTAGCGATGCTCTTCGTGCTGTTCGACATCGAGGTCGTCTTCCTCTATCCTTGGGCCATCATTTACAAGGACTACCTCGCCGCCTTTGGCCCCTCCATCCTTGCTGTGGCCACTGGCTTCGTTTCCATCCTGCTCGTCGCCTTCGTTTATGCCTGGAAGAAGGGTGTTCTCGACTGGAAATCCTAG
- a CDS encoding Dabb family protein produces the protein MIAYLSLFQLKPQVTEEKLEHIMSQTRVMLLRVPEVLTVKTGKRVNPSEPYPWFVYLEVESMDKLAICQDDPHYIKFREEVLKPNISEQESTAFEMEPRKDVKYS, from the coding sequence ATGATTGCCTACCTCAGCCTGTTTCAGCTCAAGCCCCAGGTAACGGAGGAAAAACTGGAGCACATCATGTCCCAGACCCGCGTCATGCTCCTTCGCGTGCCCGAGGTACTCACCGTTAAAACCGGCAAGCGCGTCAACCCTTCTGAGCCCTACCCGTGGTTCGTCTATCTCGAGGTCGAGAGCATGGACAAGCTCGCCATCTGCCAGGACGACCCGCACTACATCAAATTCCGCGAGGAAGTCCTCAAGCCCAACATCTCCGAGCAGGAATCCACCGCCTTCGAGATGGAGCCGCGCAAGGACGTGAAATACTCCTGA
- a CDS encoding riboflavin synthase, whose amino-acid sequence MFTGLVETTGTVLSLEPRGESARLTLQVGVMASELADGESVAVNGCCLTVTAQDAAAQTACFDLLMQTLKVTSLGDLQTGSLVNLERAMAMGARFGGHFVQGHVDATVKILDWSEHGQDHRLEVEIPAEQRGLIISKGSICLDGISLTAAEVTESTVVCWIIPHTFQLTNLNTKKPGDRLNVEFDMLGKYVRELMRRQTQP is encoded by the coding sequence ATGTTCACAGGTCTTGTTGAAACCACCGGCACGGTCCTTTCGCTGGAGCCACGCGGCGAGAGCGCGCGGCTGACGTTGCAGGTGGGTGTGATGGCGTCCGAGTTGGCGGATGGCGAAAGCGTGGCGGTAAACGGCTGTTGCCTCACGGTGACGGCGCAAGATGCCGCAGCGCAGACGGCGTGCTTCGATCTGTTGATGCAAACTTTGAAAGTCACGAGCCTTGGCGATCTACAAACCGGCTCCCTGGTCAATTTGGAGCGGGCGATGGCAATGGGCGCGCGGTTTGGCGGCCACTTTGTCCAAGGACACGTCGATGCGACGGTGAAGATACTCGATTGGAGCGAGCATGGGCAGGATCACCGGCTGGAGGTCGAGATTCCGGCGGAGCAGCGCGGTTTGATCATTTCAAAGGGCTCGATCTGCCTGGATGGCATCTCTTTGACCGCAGCGGAGGTGACCGAGAGCACGGTGGTGTGCTGGATCATCCCTCACACGTTTCAACTGACGAATCTGAACACGAAGAAGCCGGGTGACCGGCTGAATGTTGAGTTCGACATGCTGGGCAAATACGTGCGTGAACTGATGCGTCGCCAAACGCAGCCCTGA
- a CDS encoding DUF1549 and DUF1553 domain-containing protein, whose protein sequence is MFRRFLQLGTLCVSTSLLSAEHWAFQPLKPVKGTSIDEFIQKKLVEHGLKPSPRADAHTLARRASFDLTGLQPERTDVPYEHFVDQLLSSPHYGEQWARHWLDVARYSDTKGYVYAREEKNWVHATPYRDWVVRALNEDMPYDRFLLLQIAADQVVPPKSPDLAAMGFLTLGRRFLGVTHDIIDDRIDVVTRGTLGLTVACARCHDHKFDPIPTRDYYALYGVFQSSAEALAPCADGENAELTALVKKNRDLMTKRRNEQMARNRARMADYLAAQKHLDDYPEEVFSQILDEKDLNPFVVHRWKAWLEKNPGIEITNEWLRSPGSPAFVPDEHIANIEMYFPTGITTELWKSQGDVDRFLIKNNTTPAHATLLTDRAFPSTPRVFNRGNPLTKGDAVSRQFLSLFGPQQPFKQGSGRLELAQAIIDPRNPLTARVMVNRLWQHHFGRGLVSTPSDFGKQGSPPSHPELLDWLAQRFIDSGWSIKAMHRLIMLSETYRRTSFQARSKDELGSSSYTDPDNRLLARMTPHRLSFEEARDAWLASAGRLNLRVGGRPEGLFTASNTRRTLYTLVDRENVPMVMRTFDFANPDLSIPQRTETTVPQQALFGLNHPFVVQQAKALIKWSAQPERSGDSQPQAARRASEARQSSERRSDAEKTHFIYQRLFQRPPTPEELTSALAFVQTDTTPFIAAPDHSKSWHYGYGEWDEAAGRVKNFKPLPHFTGHAWQGAEDWPNAQLGWAQLTAEGGHPGNDRKHAVVRRWIAPTDGSYDLHSTLIHEPEVGDGIRAFVSHSRLGKLRSTTLLGSKADLQLDSIAFQAGDTLDFIVDIGNGLNSDQFLWSPKISPSVTATTGAGGDSPSDAWDAQKDFPAQPKSQLNAWEQFVQVLMLSNEFMFVD, encoded by the coding sequence GTGTTCCGCCGCTTTCTCCAACTTGGCACCTTGTGTGTCTCCACGAGTCTCCTCTCGGCGGAGCACTGGGCCTTTCAGCCGCTGAAGCCGGTCAAAGGCACCAGCATTGACGAATTCATTCAGAAGAAGCTCGTCGAGCACGGCTTGAAACCTTCGCCACGCGCCGATGCGCACACGCTCGCCCGTCGCGCCTCGTTTGATCTCACCGGCCTGCAACCTGAGCGGACAGATGTGCCCTACGAGCATTTCGTGGATCAGTTGCTCTCCAGTCCCCACTACGGCGAGCAATGGGCCCGCCACTGGCTCGATGTGGCCCGCTACTCGGACACGAAAGGCTACGTCTATGCCCGCGAGGAAAAGAACTGGGTCCATGCCACGCCGTATCGCGACTGGGTCGTGCGCGCGCTGAACGAGGACATGCCGTATGACCGCTTTCTGCTGCTGCAAATCGCCGCCGATCAGGTCGTGCCGCCCAAATCACCCGATCTCGCGGCGATGGGCTTTCTCACGCTCGGTCGGCGCTTTCTTGGCGTCACACATGACATCATCGACGACCGCATCGACGTCGTCACGCGTGGCACGCTCGGCCTCACGGTCGCGTGCGCCCGCTGCCACGATCACAAGTTCGATCCCATTCCCACACGCGACTACTACGCGCTCTACGGCGTCTTTCAGAGCAGCGCGGAAGCTCTCGCTCCGTGCGCCGATGGCGAAAACGCCGAACTAACCGCGCTGGTGAAAAAGAACCGCGATTTGATGACGAAACGCCGCAACGAGCAGATGGCGCGGAACCGCGCCCGCATGGCCGACTACCTCGCCGCGCAGAAACATCTCGACGATTACCCGGAGGAGGTCTTCAGCCAGATCCTCGACGAAAAAGACCTCAATCCCTTCGTCGTGCATCGCTGGAAAGCCTGGCTGGAGAAAAACCCCGGCATTGAAATCACCAACGAGTGGCTTCGCAGCCCCGGCTCGCCCGCATTCGTCCCAGACGAGCACATCGCGAACATCGAGATGTATTTCCCGACCGGCATCACCACCGAGCTGTGGAAGTCGCAGGGCGATGTGGACCGCTTTCTCATCAAAAACAACACCACTCCGGCCCACGCGACTCTTTTGACCGACCGTGCGTTCCCGAGCACGCCGCGCGTCTTCAATCGCGGCAACCCGCTCACGAAAGGCGATGCCGTCTCACGCCAGTTTTTGAGCCTCTTCGGCCCGCAGCAGCCTTTCAAGCAAGGCAGCGGACGTTTAGAACTCGCGCAGGCCATTATCGACCCGCGCAATCCGCTCACCGCCCGCGTCATGGTGAACCGCCTTTGGCAGCATCACTTCGGTCGCGGCCTCGTCAGCACGCCGAGCGATTTTGGCAAGCAAGGCAGCCCGCCGAGCCATCCTGAGCTTCTCGACTGGCTCGCCCAACGCTTCATCGATTCCGGCTGGAGCATCAAGGCCATGCACCGGCTTATCATGCTTTCGGAGACGTATCGTAGAACGAGCTTCCAAGCTCGTTCCAAGGACGAACTTGGAAGTTCGTCCTACACCGACCCCGACAACCGCCTTCTCGCCCGCATGACCCCGCATCGCCTCAGCTTCGAGGAAGCACGCGATGCCTGGCTCGCCTCCGCGGGCCGCCTGAATTTGCGCGTGGGTGGCCGCCCCGAAGGATTGTTCACGGCCAGCAACACACGCCGCACGCTCTACACGCTCGTGGACCGCGAAAACGTGCCGATGGTTATGCGCACCTTCGATTTCGCCAATCCTGATCTCTCCATCCCCCAGCGCACTGAAACCACCGTGCCCCAGCAGGCCCTCTTCGGCCTGAATCACCCCTTCGTCGTCCAGCAAGCGAAGGCACTCATAAAGTGGTCCGCACAACCGGAGCGAAGCGGAGATAGCCAGCCGCAGGCTGCCCGAAGGGCGAGCGAAGCGAGGCAATCCTCTGAGCGGCGCTCCGATGCGGAAAAGACACACTTCATCTACCAGCGCCTCTTCCAACGTCCTCCCACACCCGAAGAACTCACCTCCGCTCTCGCCTTCGTCCAAACCGACACCACGCCCTTCATCGCCGCGCCCGATCACTCGAAGTCCTGGCACTACGGCTACGGTGAATGGGACGAGGCCGCAGGCCGCGTGAAGAACTTCAAGCCGCTGCCGCATTTCACCGGCCACGCCTGGCAGGGCGCGGAAGACTGGCCGAACGCTCAACTCGGCTGGGCACAACTCACGGCCGAGGGAGGTCATCCCGGCAATGACCGCAAACACGCGGTCGTTCGCCGTTGGATCGCACCGACCGACGGCAGCTACGATCTGCATTCCACACTCATCCACGAACCCGAGGTGGGCGATGGCATTCGTGCGTTTGTGAGCCATTCACGCCTTGGCAAACTGCGCAGCACGACTCTGCTCGGTTCCAAAGCGGACCTGCAACTCGACTCCATCGCTTTCCAAGCCGGTGACACGCTCGATTTCATCGTCGATATCGGCAACGGCCTGAACAGCGATCAATTCCTGTGGTCGCCGAAGATCTCACCGTCCGTCACCGCGACCACAGGCGCGGGCGGCGACTCTCCGAGCGACGCTTGGGATGCCCAGAAGGACTTTCCCGCCCAGCCGAAATCCCAACTCAACGCCTGGGAGCAGTTCGTGCAGGTGCTGATGCTCTCGAACGAGTTCATGTTTGTGGATTGA
- a CDS encoding DUF1501 domain-containing protein encodes MPPPLTRRDFLRRSGMGMAALGLADLQAAKPHFAPKAKRVIHFFLNGGPSHVDTFDPKPALKLYEGKQVPSHRITERKTGAAFPSPFKFQRYGQSGIEVSELFEKTAAHIDDIAVIRSMQAQVPNHEPSLMLMNCGDSIQARPSMGAWLTYGLGSANENLPGFIAMCPGGMPIKSAENWQSAFLPGAFQGTYVDSKHEAVDRLIENIRSPHADTSVQLRQLDLLRRINAAHRAERSDPRLEARIQSFELAFRMQIEAADAFDVSKEPQHIRELYGEGVHARQTLIARRLLERGVRMVQLWHGAGQPWDNHDNIETNHRKLAAQIDQPIAALLHDLKQRGMLEDTLVIWGGEFGRTPTVELAGGKSKLGRDHNHYGFSVWMAGGGIKGGTVHGSTDEFGFAAQDNPTSVHDLHATILHLMGLNHEELTYRYAGRDFRLTDVYGEVIRPIVA; translated from the coding sequence ATGCCACCTCCTCTCACACGCCGAGATTTCCTGCGCCGCTCCGGCATGGGCATGGCGGCGCTTGGCCTGGCGGATTTGCAGGCGGCGAAACCACACTTCGCGCCGAAGGCGAAGCGGGTGATTCACTTCTTCCTCAACGGCGGGCCGTCGCATGTCGATACGTTTGATCCAAAGCCGGCGCTCAAACTCTACGAGGGGAAACAGGTCCCAAGTCATCGCATCACGGAGCGGAAGACGGGCGCGGCGTTTCCTTCGCCCTTCAAGTTTCAGCGCTACGGGCAGAGCGGGATCGAGGTGAGCGAGTTGTTTGAGAAAACAGCGGCACACATCGACGACATCGCCGTCATTCGCTCCATGCAGGCGCAGGTGCCGAACCATGAGCCGTCGCTGATGCTCATGAATTGCGGTGATTCGATCCAGGCTCGTCCCAGCATGGGCGCTTGGCTGACGTATGGCCTTGGCAGCGCGAATGAGAACCTGCCGGGCTTCATCGCGATGTGCCCAGGTGGCATGCCGATCAAAAGCGCTGAGAACTGGCAGTCCGCCTTCCTGCCCGGCGCGTTTCAGGGGACGTATGTCGATTCGAAGCACGAGGCGGTGGATCGCCTGATCGAAAACATCCGCAGCCCGCATGCGGACACGAGCGTGCAGCTTCGCCAGCTCGACCTGCTGCGTCGCATCAATGCCGCGCATCGGGCAGAGCGTAGTGATCCACGGCTGGAGGCGCGGATTCAGAGCTTCGAACTGGCCTTCCGCATGCAGATCGAGGCCGCAGATGCTTTTGATGTGAGCAAAGAGCCTCAACATATTCGCGAGTTGTATGGCGAGGGCGTGCATGCGCGGCAGACGCTCATTGCACGGCGCTTGCTGGAACGCGGCGTGCGCATGGTGCAGCTCTGGCATGGTGCGGGGCAGCCGTGGGACAATCACGACAACATCGAGACGAATCACCGCAAGCTCGCCGCGCAGATCGACCAGCCCATCGCCGCGCTGCTGCATGATTTGAAGCAGCGCGGCATGCTGGAGGACACTCTGGTCATCTGGGGCGGTGAATTCGGCCGCACACCGACCGTGGAGCTCGCCGGAGGCAAATCGAAGTTGGGACGCGATCACAATCACTATGGCTTCAGCGTCTGGATGGCCGGGGGCGGCATCAAAGGCGGCACCGTGCATGGCAGCACCGATGAATTCGGCTTCGCCGCGCAAGACAATCCCACCAGCGTGCATGATCTGCATGCCACGATCCTGCATCTGATGGGCCTCAACCACGAGGAGCTGACCTACCGCTACGCCGGTCGCGATTTCCGGCTCACGGATGTGTATGGCGAGGTGATCCGTCCGATCGTGGCTTGA